In Diabrotica undecimpunctata isolate CICGRU chromosome 9, icDiaUnde3, whole genome shotgun sequence, the DNA window ctccagtatgtaatTTCTTATGTTGTATCAAACGGCATTGATGAGAAAACTGCAAAaggcaaatttcacacttgtaaggttttacCCCAGTATGTGTTagcaaatgtattttcaaattatttgctgcagtaaatgttttaaagcaaatttcacacttgtagggTTTTTCATTACTATGGTTTCGCAAATGTACTTTCTTATGAGTTATTAAATTGCTATTCTGAGAAAACTGCAaaagacaaatttcacacttgtaaggtttttccccagtatgtgttcgcaaatgtAGTTTCAAATTATTTATAGCAGTAAATGTTTTACAGCAAATTtgacacttgtaaggtttttctccagtatgtgtgCGCAAATGAGTTTTCAATTTATATGCTGCAATAAATGTTTTAAAGCAagtttcacacttataaggtttttccccagcATGTGCTCGCAAATGCATTTTCAAATCATTTCCAGCAGTAAAAGTCTCACACTTATATGATTTTCGTCCAACTTGAACTTTTACACTTCTGTTTGATATGGCTTCTTCAGGATGTAGAGTTACTAGTTGTTCTTTGTAGTATGACTGTTTAGGTGATGTTTttttagtttccattttattgttGATTTGGGGAAATCCTAAAATATAAACCAAActataaaaatttgttatttttatagcaAGGAAGGGAAGGAAACATTAAAGTAGGCTATGTTGTATTTATTATTCCAattgttattatatttaaaatgaaagtgtcatttttaaataaaataatatttaatattaaaaatggtTATAAAGGATGTATTTGATTTCACTTTGTCTTAGTTCAAGGAAATATTAAAACTTATCCAAAACTGTTTAATTAATCACCTGAATcatcttgtgtttcctttttaaCATCTTTTATATCTACTTCTGTGGATAACTGACTCTGCATATATTGTACGTCTGCACTATTAAATCCATTATCATATTCCTCAAGTtctttcttaatttctatcttaATATCCATTTATAGTCATGTGCCAATTCACATTGTTTTCATAAACTTATGTCTCcttct includes these proteins:
- the LOC140450135 gene encoding uncharacterized protein: MDIKIEIKKELEEYDNGFNSADVQYMQSQLSTEVDIKDVKKETQDDSGFPQINNKMETKKTSPKQSYYKEQLVTLHPEEAISNRSVKVQVGRKSYKCETFTAGNDLKMHLRAHAGEKPYKCETCFKTFIAAYKLKTHLRTHTGEKPYKCQICCKTFTAINNLKLHLRTHTGEKPYKCEICLLQFSQNSNLITHKKVHLRNHSNEKPYKCEICFKTFTAANNLKIHLLTHTGVKPYKCEICLLQFSHQCRLIQHKKLHTGEKCYKCEICLRQFSHSSNLIRHKKVHAGEKHYKCEICFKTFIAAGNLKLHVRTHTGEKPYECEICLKRFSQKSNLKIHIRVHTGEKPYTCKICFKQFSQQGDLKKHLKMHIRKKV